A genomic stretch from bacterium includes:
- a CDS encoding 7-carboxy-7-deazaguanine synthase QueE, producing MSTLLVNEIYYTILGESSAVGSPCTIVRLTGCHRRCSYCDSAYAFTGGSSLALPEVLARVAGLGAGRVLVTGGEPLLQQACPDLLRALIADGRDVMLETSGTLGALSLAAVPDGVRRIVDVKTPASGIPAAQVDWRGLRTLGRSDELKFVCCDRADYDWARDLVRGGDMLPAEVPVAFSPAEGLLEPAMLAEWIIADKLDVRFQIQLQKVLWPGLARGI from the coding sequence TGGGCGAATCCAGCGCCGTAGGTTCGCCCTGCACGATCGTGCGCCTCACGGGCTGCCACCGGCGTTGCAGCTATTGCGACAGCGCGTACGCCTTCACCGGCGGTTCGTCCCTGGCCCTGCCGGAGGTGCTCGCCCGTGTGGCCGGGCTCGGGGCCGGCAGGGTGCTCGTCACTGGAGGCGAACCCCTGTTGCAGCAGGCCTGTCCCGATCTGTTGCGCGCATTGATCGCGGACGGGCGAGATGTGATGCTCGAAACGAGCGGTACGCTGGGCGCCCTGTCGCTCGCGGCGGTGCCGGACGGCGTGCGGCGCATCGTCGATGTCAAGACCCCGGCCAGCGGCATACCCGCCGCGCAGGTGGACTGGCGCGGCTTGAGGACGCTGGGCCGCAGCGACGAGCTGAAGTTCGTCTGCTGCGACCGCGCCGACTACGACTGGGCCCGGGATCTGGTGCGCGGCGGGGACATGCTGCCGGCGGAGGTGCCGGTCGCCTTCTCGCCGGCCGAAGGGCTGCTCGAGCCGGCGATGCTCGCGGAGTGGATCATCGCTGACAAGCTCGACGTGCGCTTCCAGATCCAGCTCCAAAAGGTGCTGTGGCCGGGCCTGGCGCGAGGGATCTGA